The proteins below are encoded in one region of Roseovarius bejariae:
- a CDS encoding uroporphyrinogen-III synthase gives MQIEVCANLPDLVGTGTLIFTSRHGVEAFAQLTDRRDIPAYAVGEATGQAARDIGLTVTVGEGDAERLIKQIVADKPNLPCLHLRGEHVAAPLAETLTSAGLETHEAVIYLQRPCPLSDEAQRLLQKPDPVILPLFSPRSARLAFAQEKHSNWQAPLHIVAMSQAVADQVPAGRASSISIAATLDAMAMVQATERAWIKANRLEGC, from the coding sequence ATGCAGATCGAGGTCTGCGCCAATTTGCCCGACCTTGTCGGCACAGGCACCCTCATCTTCACTTCGCGTCACGGGGTCGAGGCCTTCGCGCAACTCACCGACCGGCGTGATATTCCCGCCTATGCCGTGGGCGAGGCAACAGGACAGGCCGCGCGCGACATCGGGTTGACGGTAACCGTTGGCGAAGGGGATGCAGAGCGTCTGATAAAACAGATCGTCGCCGACAAACCAAATCTCCCATGCCTTCATCTGCGAGGTGAGCACGTGGCCGCCCCATTAGCAGAAACCCTGACTTCCGCAGGGTTAGAGACACATGAAGCCGTGATCTACCTGCAAAGGCCATGCCCGCTCTCCGACGAGGCCCAACGACTTTTGCAAAAGCCGGATCCCGTCATCCTACCGCTGTTTTCCCCCCGCAGTGCACGCCTTGCCTTTGCGCAGGAAAAGCACTCCAATTGGCAGGCCCCCCTGCATATCGTGGCCATGAGCCAAGCCGTCGCTGATCAAGTCCCGGCAGGGCGCGCAAGCAGCATCAGCATTGCGGCAACACTCGATGCGATGGCCATGGTGCAAGCCACTGAACGGGCATGGATCAAAGCCAACCGACTTGAGGGCTGCTAA
- a CDS encoding COG4223 family protein, with product MDETTADDSENVQADDTPATDIDATESDDTLTAEDDTASELSVTGEQPADADADADADADADADADADADADADADADADDVTATDEPSSADDISEADAPKSSVPEPQPTPPQQESAARKGGFFPMLLGGIAAGAIGIGAAQYLPDGFLPFGTTSEDPKTDEIQAALDTQATQIAELNEKLSAAAQSPDLSGIETAQDSIASSVSEISAQVSKIETRLSELDTRLTDVEQRPITEGASDAAVAAYERELRALQDAMAAQRSEIEDMTAEARKLEEDAAATAQETMRRAALTRIQTALESGTGFAPALADLEATGAQVPEALKAVAEDGVPSLTALQESFPDAARKALATSRSVVTGEGKTSGFSDFLFAQLGARSLEPKEGNSPDAILSRAEAALRDGRLTDALAEIEGLPEQGRAELSDWSGEVARRLDAISAAQALGENLN from the coding sequence GTGGACGAAACAACCGCGGATGACTCTGAAAACGTGCAGGCAGACGACACGCCGGCCACCGATATCGACGCCACGGAATCAGATGATACGCTTACTGCGGAGGATGACACTGCAAGCGAGCTTTCCGTAACTGGTGAGCAACCAGCAGACGCAGACGCAGACGCAGACGCAGACGCAGACGCAGACGCAGACGCAGACGCAGACGCAGACGCAGACGCAGACGCAGACGCAGACGCAGACGACGTAACGGCGACAGATGAGCCGTCAAGCGCGGATGATATTTCCGAGGCAGACGCCCCCAAGTCTTCTGTGCCCGAACCTCAACCCACCCCTCCACAGCAAGAAAGCGCCGCACGCAAGGGCGGTTTTTTCCCGATGTTGCTGGGTGGTATCGCCGCAGGGGCCATCGGAATTGGCGCCGCTCAATACCTGCCGGACGGTTTCCTGCCCTTTGGCACGACCTCGGAAGATCCAAAAACAGACGAGATTCAGGCCGCCCTCGACACACAGGCGACACAGATTGCCGAACTGAATGAAAAACTCTCTGCCGCTGCTCAAAGCCCGGACCTAAGCGGGATTGAAACAGCACAAGATTCAATTGCATCGTCCGTCTCCGAAATCTCGGCGCAGGTCAGCAAGATCGAGACCCGGCTTTCAGAGCTGGATACACGCCTGACGGATGTTGAACAGCGCCCGATCACCGAAGGGGCCTCGGATGCCGCCGTTGCCGCATACGAACGTGAGCTTCGCGCGCTACAAGATGCCATGGCCGCGCAACGTTCCGAGATCGAAGACATGACGGCCGAGGCGCGAAAACTGGAAGAAGATGCCGCAGCCACGGCACAGGAAACCATGCGCCGTGCCGCCCTGACCCGTATTCAAACCGCGCTCGAATCCGGCACCGGATTCGCCCCGGCCCTAGCCGATTTGGAAGCCACAGGTGCGCAGGTTCCCGAGGCGCTTAAAGCTGTTGCTGAGGATGGCGTACCCTCACTGACCGCACTTCAGGAAAGCTTCCCCGACGCGGCCCGCAAGGCATTGGCTACGTCGCGTTCCGTGGTGACGGGTGAGGGCAAAACTAGTGGATTTTCCGATTTCCTGTTTGCGCAACTGGGCGCGCGGTCGCTTGAGCCGAAAGAGGGCAACAGCCCCGATGCCATCCTGAGCCGGGCCGAAGCCGCGTTGCGGGATGGGCGTTTGACCGATGCTCTGGCCGAAATCGAGGGCCTTCCCGAACAGGGCCGCGCCGAATTATCCGACTGGTCCGGCGAGGTTGCCCGCCGGTTGGATGCCATCTCCGCCGCGCAAGCGCTTGGCGAGAACCTGAACTGA
- a CDS encoding heme biosynthesis protein HemY has protein sequence MLWSIIKIVVFGALVAAAAYGAWFLLELDGGVQIVMAGYEFNLTPMMTVIALVLLVLAIWIILKLAGLLIAVLKFINGDETALSRYFDRNRQEKGYRALSEGLLALASGEGDVAMAKGNKAEKYLKKPALTNLITAQAAEMSGDRKKAESVYKRLLKNENTRFVGVRGLMKQKLSDGDTETALKLAETAFALKPKHGEVQDALLQLQAKTEDWKGARETLNAKLKYGTLPRDVHKRRDAVLALSEAREVLEEGQSIEAREAAIEANRLSPDLVPAAVLAARGYIDQGSKRYATRVIKKAWDVQPHPDLAAAFAEIEPDETPDKRLKRFNKLLRVHPENRETKLLEAELHIAAEDFPAARRALGDLAEGDPDARALTIMAAVERGEGASDAVVKGWLARALSAPRGPQWVCDNCHHIHAEWVPICENCESFDTLSWTAPPAQSVSTATGVEMLPLIVGAIEDKSLEDNEESEDDHSDVVDAEIVEDEGETPEEPTEK, from the coding sequence ATGCTTTGGTCGATTATTAAAATAGTTGTTTTCGGCGCCCTGGTTGCCGCCGCGGCTTATGGCGCGTGGTTTCTTCTGGAACTGGACGGCGGTGTGCAAATCGTCATGGCCGGGTATGAGTTCAACCTGACGCCAATGATGACGGTGATCGCGCTTGTGCTTCTGGTTCTGGCGATCTGGATCATCCTGAAACTGGCGGGCCTGTTGATCGCGGTGCTGAAGTTCATCAACGGCGATGAAACGGCCCTTTCGCGGTACTTCGATCGGAACCGTCAGGAAAAGGGCTATCGCGCACTTTCCGAAGGCCTGCTTGCCTTGGCCTCGGGCGAAGGCGATGTCGCCATGGCCAAGGGCAACAAGGCCGAGAAGTACCTGAAGAAGCCGGCCCTGACCAACCTGATCACGGCACAGGCCGCCGAAATGTCGGGCGACCGCAAGAAGGCGGAATCTGTTTATAAGCGCTTGTTGAAAAACGAGAATACCCGTTTCGTGGGTGTCCGTGGCCTGATGAAACAGAAACTCTCGGACGGCGATACCGAGACCGCTTTGAAACTGGCGGAAACCGCCTTTGCCCTCAAGCCCAAGCATGGCGAAGTGCAGGATGCGCTGTTGCAATTGCAGGCCAAGACCGAGGATTGGAAAGGCGCACGTGAGACCCTGAATGCCAAGCTGAAATATGGCACCCTGCCGCGTGATGTGCATAAACGGCGCGATGCCGTTCTGGCCTTGTCGGAAGCACGCGAGGTTCTGGAGGAAGGCCAAAGCATCGAGGCGCGAGAGGCGGCCATTGAGGCCAATCGCCTGTCGCCCGATCTGGTGCCTGCGGCGGTTTTGGCGGCGCGTGGTTATATCGACCAAGGCTCGAAACGCTATGCAACACGGGTGATCAAGAAGGCGTGGGATGTTCAGCCGCACCCCGATCTGGCCGCCGCTTTCGCCGAGATCGAACCCGACGAGACGCCGGACAAACGCCTGAAACGCTTCAATAAATTGCTACGCGTTCATCCCGAAAACCGCGAGACCAAGCTGCTTGAAGCCGAGCTGCATATCGCCGCCGAAGACTTCCCGGCGGCGCGGCGGGCTTTGGGTGATCTGGCCGAGGGGGACCCGGATGCGCGGGCGCTGACGATCATGGCCGCGGTGGAGCGGGGCGAAGGCGCCTCGGACGCGGTGGTCAAGGGTTGGCTGGCGCGGGCGCTGTCGGCACCGCGCGGTCCGCAATGGGTGTGTGACAATTGCCATCATATACACGCCGAGTGGGTGCCGATCTGCGAGAATTGCGAGTCTTTCGACACGCTATCGTGGACAGCGCCACCGGCCCAATCGGTAAGTACGGCCACGGGTGTTGAGATGCTGCCGCTGATCGTTGGCGCGATCGAGGACAAGTCATTGGAAGACAACGAGGAATCCGAAGACGACCACAGCGATGTCGTGGATGCCGAGATCGTTGAAGATGAGGGCGAAACACCCGAGGAACCAACCGAAAAATAA
- a CDS encoding SCP2 sterol-binding domain-containing protein, with the protein MTDPSKAEIIDLVSKRAKNRIKGSVRLEMPGTATLFVDETGAIESDLAADITLTADARVFYDIAMGIRNPAKAFMMRQLKVDGNPMKALKIGEILSAAD; encoded by the coding sequence GTGACCGACCCAAGCAAGGCTGAAATTATAGACCTCGTGAGCAAACGCGCCAAAAATCGGATAAAGGGCAGCGTTCGGCTAGAGATGCCGGGTACGGCGACGCTCTTTGTGGACGAAACCGGAGCAATAGAAAGCGATCTGGCCGCTGACATAACTCTGACGGCGGACGCTCGTGTATTCTACGACATCGCAATGGGGATCAGGAATCCCGCAAAGGCGTTTATGATGCGCCAACTAAAGGTCGATGGAAATCCGATGAAGGCGCTCAAAATCGGTGAAATCCTGAGTGCGGCAGATTAG
- a CDS encoding NADP-dependent isocitrate dehydrogenase: MAENTPDIIYTKVDEAPELASASLLPIIESFAKAAGVSVGTKDISLAGRIIATFPEVLTEEQRQSDDLAELGKLVKTPEANVIKLPNISASVPQLVEAIEELQSQGYALPDYPYEPANDEEKAIQAKYDTIKGSAVNPVLREGNSDRRAAAAVKKYAQNNPHRMGDWSADSKTRVAAMSGGDFFSNEEAATLDKDATAKIVLDGASGETVLKEGVSYPAGTVVDATYMSAKALDAFLAEEIEKTKQEGVLFSLHMKATMMKVSDPIIFGHAVKEFLKPVFEKYGDEMKAAGVNPNSGLGALLDRVADKPEIKAEIDKVMADRPPMYMVDSGKGITNLHVPSDVIIDASMPALIKAGGKGWGPDDAQHDTNCVIPDNSYAPVYDEAIAFFKENGKMDPATAGTVQNIGLMAQKAEEYGSHPTTFEIPEDGVVKMVLDDGTVLHEHKVEAGDIWRSASARKAPIEDWVNLAIERQKATGYRAIFWLDEARAHDAELIKYVKPILEAKGVADKFEIMAPREATRASLETITKGENTIAITGNVLRDYLTDLFPILELATSAKMLSIVKLMNGGGLFETGAGGSAPKHVDQLMEENHLRWDSLGEFCALGESFKFLADQKDNAKARILGDAVEAATQGVLDNGRSPSRKVGEPDNRDSHYWFARYWAEALAAQGNDADLAAHFAPIAKALAEKESEIVSELAAAQGKPADLGGYYHGDPAKVSSVMRPSATLNSIIG, encoded by the coding sequence ATGGCTGAAAACACTCCTGACATTATCTATACCAAGGTCGACGAAGCCCCCGAACTGGCCTCGGCCTCTCTTCTTCCGATCATCGAAAGCTTTGCCAAGGCGGCGGGCGTCAGCGTTGGGACCAAGGATATTTCCCTTGCCGGGCGCATCATCGCCACCTTCCCCGAGGTTCTGACCGAAGAACAGCGCCAGTCGGATGACCTGGCGGAGCTGGGCAAGCTGGTGAAAACGCCCGAGGCGAACGTGATCAAGCTGCCCAATATCTCGGCCTCGGTGCCGCAGTTGGTGGAAGCGATCGAGGAATTGCAATCTCAGGGCTATGCCCTGCCCGATTATCCTTATGAGCCGGCAAATGACGAAGAAAAGGCCATTCAGGCCAAGTACGACACGATCAAAGGCTCGGCGGTGAACCCGGTTTTGCGCGAAGGCAACTCGGACCGTCGCGCGGCGGCAGCGGTGAAAAAATATGCCCAGAACAACCCGCACCGCATGGGAGACTGGAGCGCCGACAGCAAGACGCGCGTGGCGGCGATGTCGGGCGGTGATTTCTTCTCGAACGAAGAAGCGGCGACGCTGGACAAGGACGCGACCGCCAAGATCGTGCTGGACGGTGCGAGCGGTGAAACCGTGTTGAAAGAGGGGGTTTCCTATCCTGCGGGCACGGTCGTTGACGCGACCTATATGAGCGCCAAGGCGCTGGATGCTTTCCTTGCCGAGGAAATCGAAAAGACCAAGCAAGAGGGTGTCTTGTTCTCGCTGCACATGAAGGCCACGATGATGAAGGTCAGCGACCCGATCATTTTCGGCCATGCGGTCAAGGAATTCCTCAAACCCGTGTTCGAAAAATACGGGGACGAGATGAAAGCCGCCGGTGTGAACCCCAACTCGGGCCTTGGCGCGCTGTTGGATCGCGTGGCGGACAAGCCCGAGATCAAGGCAGAGATCGACAAGGTCATGGCAGACCGTCCGCCGATGTACATGGTGGACAGCGGCAAGGGCATCACCAACCTGCACGTGCCGTCGGATGTGATCATCGACGCCTCGATGCCGGCGCTGATCAAGGCGGGCGGCAAGGGCTGGGGCCCGGACGATGCACAGCACGACACCAACTGCGTGATCCCCGATAATTCCTATGCGCCGGTCTATGACGAGGCGATCGCCTTCTTCAAAGAGAACGGCAAGATGGATCCGGCGACCGCGGGCACGGTGCAGAACATCGGCCTGATGGCGCAGAAGGCCGAGGAGTACGGCAGCCACCCCACCACCTTTGAAATCCCCGAAGACGGGGTTGTGAAGATGGTTCTGGACGATGGCACCGTGTTGCACGAGCACAAGGTCGAAGCGGGTGACATCTGGCGTTCGGCCAGCGCCCGCAAGGCGCCGATAGAAGACTGGGTGAACCTGGCGATCGAACGTCAGAAAGCGACCGGGTATCGCGCGATTTTCTGGCTGGACGAGGCGCGCGCGCATGACGCCGAACTGATCAAATACGTCAAACCCATCCTTGAGGCGAAGGGCGTGGCCGACAAGTTCGAGATCATGGCCCCGCGTGAGGCGACCCGCGCCAGCCTTGAAACCATCACCAAGGGCGAAAACACCATCGCCATCACCGGCAACGTCCTGCGCGATTACCTGACGGACCTCTTCCCGATCCTTGAACTGGCCACCTCGGCCAAGATGCTGTCGATCGTGAAGCTGATGAACGGCGGCGGCTTGTTCGAGACCGGCGCCGGCGGGTCGGCCCCCAAACACGTTGACCAGTTGATGGAAGAAAACCATCTGCGCTGGGACAGCCTTGGGGAATTCTGCGCGCTGGGCGAGAGCTTCAAGTTCCTGGCCGATCAGAAGGACAACGCCAAGGCGCGGATTCTGGGCGATGCCGTCGAGGCCGCGACGCAGGGCGTGCTGGACAATGGCCGCAGCCCCTCGCGCAAGGTGGGGGAGCCGGACAACCGCGACAGCCACTACTGGTTCGCCCGCTACTGGGCCGAAGCACTGGCCGCGCAAGGGAACGATGCCGATCTGGCCGCCCATTTCGCGCCGATTGCCAAGGCGCTGGCCGAAAAAGAAAGCGAGATCGTTTCCGAGCTGGCCGCGGCACAGGGCAAGCCCGCCGATCTGGGCGGCTATTACCACGGTGACCCGGCCAAGGTGTCTTCGGTGATGCGGCCTTCGGCGACCCTGAACAGCATCATCGGCTAA
- a CDS encoding DUF2853 family protein, with protein sequence MGKRDDLIAQYADDLRNKCGMQPDMDLLTKVTIGCGPAIYNADASTVAAGQPEELETVKNNFLIKKLGLADGPQLMDAINQVIETYGRSERNKYRAVVYYMLTKHFGKESVYG encoded by the coding sequence ATGGGCAAACGCGACGACCTTATCGCACAATACGCTGACGATCTGCGCAACAAATGCGGGATGCAGCCGGATATGGACCTGCTGACCAAGGTCACCATCGGTTGTGGCCCGGCGATCTACAACGCGGATGCAAGCACCGTCGCCGCCGGTCAGCCCGAAGAGCTTGAGACCGTCAAGAACAACTTCCTTATCAAGAAGCTGGGCCTTGCCGACGGTCCGCAACTGATGGATGCCATCAACCAGGTGATCGAAACCTATGGCCGGTCCGAGCGCAACAAGTACCGCGCCGTGGTCTATTACATGCTGACCAAGCACTTCGGCAAAGAGTCGGTCTACGGCTAA
- the ahcY gene encoding adenosylhomocysteinase — translation MAKDYIVKDISLADYGRKELDIAETEMPGLMALREEYGAEQPLKGARIVGSLHMTIQTAVLIETLVALGADVRWASCNIFSTQDHAAAAIAAGGTPVFAIKGQTLEEHWDYLDKSFLFEDGPNMILDDGGDATLYILLGARAEAGEDIIPVPSSEEEEVIKAQIQKRMTESPGWFTKVRDQIKGVSEETTTGVNRLYQLVRDGLLPFPAINVNDSVTKSKFDNKYGCKESLVDGIRRATDTMMAGKVAVVMGYGDVGKGSAASLRGAGARVKVTEVDPICALQAAMDGFEVVLLEDVVASADIFITTTGNKDVIRIEHMREMKDMAIVGNIGHFDNEIQVASLKNHKWTNIKEQVDMIELPSGNRIILLSEGRLLNLGNATGHPSFVMSASFTNQVLAQIELWQRSEKYKNEVYILPKHLDEKVARLHLDRIGVKLTPLDPEQAAYIGVKPEGPYKPEHYRY, via the coding sequence ATGGCAAAGGACTATATCGTCAAAGACATCAGCCTCGCGGATTATGGACGCAAGGAATTGGATATCGCCGAAACCGAAATGCCGGGCCTGATGGCCCTGCGTGAGGAATACGGTGCCGAACAGCCCTTGAAAGGCGCGCGCATCGTCGGCTCACTTCATATGACGATCCAGACCGCCGTTCTGATCGAAACGCTGGTGGCACTGGGTGCCGATGTGCGCTGGGCCTCGTGCAACATTTTCTCGACCCAAGACCATGCGGCTGCCGCGATTGCCGCGGGCGGCACGCCGGTTTTCGCGATCAAGGGCCAGACGCTGGAAGAGCATTGGGATTACCTTGATAAATCCTTCCTGTTCGAGGATGGCCCGAACATGATCCTCGACGATGGCGGCGACGCCACGCTGTATATCCTGCTGGGCGCACGCGCCGAGGCGGGCGAGGATATCATCCCCGTCCCGTCGTCGGAGGAAGAGGAAGTGATCAAGGCACAGATCCAGAAGCGCATGACGGAAAGCCCCGGTTGGTTCACCAAGGTGCGCGACCAGATCAAGGGCGTGTCCGAGGAAACCACCACCGGCGTCAATCGCCTGTATCAACTGGTGCGCGACGGCCTTTTGCCCTTCCCGGCGATCAACGTGAACGACAGCGTCACCAAGTCGAAGTTCGACAACAAGTATGGCTGTAAAGAAAGCCTTGTTGATGGCATCCGCCGCGCCACCGACACCATGATGGCCGGCAAGGTTGCCGTTGTCATGGGCTATGGCGACGTGGGCAAGGGCAGCGCCGCATCGCTGCGCGGTGCCGGTGCCCGTGTGAAAGTGACCGAGGTTGACCCGATCTGCGCCCTTCAGGCGGCGATGGACGGGTTCGAGGTTGTCCTGCTGGAAGACGTGGTCGCATCGGCGGATATTTTCATCACCACCACCGGCAACAAGGACGTGATCCGCATCGAGCATATGCGCGAGATGAAGGACATGGCCATCGTCGGCAACATCGGCCACTTCGACAACGAAATCCAGGTGGCCAGCCTGAAGAACCACAAGTGGACCAACATCAAGGAACAGGTGGACATGATCGAGCTGCCCTCGGGCAACCGGATCATCCTTCTGTCCGAAGGCCGCCTGCTGAACCTTGGCAACGCCACCGGCCACCCGTCCTTCGTGATGTCGGCCAGTTTCACCAACCAGGTTCTGGCGCAGATCGAGCTGTGGCAGCGCAGCGAGAAATACAAGAACGAGGTCTACATCCTGCCCAAGCATCTGGATGAAAAGGTGGCCCGTTTGCACCTTGACCGGATCGGTGTGAAACTGACCCCATTGGACCCTGAGCAAGCGGCCTATATCGGCGTCAAACCCGAAGGCCCCTACAAGCCCGAACACTACCGCTACTGA
- a CDS encoding HD domain-containing protein, producing MKQPRAWQKMLSGRRLDLLDPTPVDIEIEDIAHGLSFVARWNGQTLGDYAYSVAEHSLLVERLFTRLNPKAPAEWKLAALLHDAPEYVIGDMISPVKSAVGPDYDELDKRLTAAIHIRFGLPATIPVQVKKQIKKADRISAWMEATQIAGFTTQEADKFFGRPVADVIEGLHIVLRPPLETRHDYVARHNALLEEIG from the coding sequence ATGAAACAACCCCGTGCATGGCAAAAAATGCTGTCCGGCAGGCGGCTTGACCTGCTGGACCCAACCCCGGTGGACATCGAGATCGAGGATATCGCCCATGGTCTGAGCTTCGTTGCGCGCTGGAACGGGCAGACCCTGGGGGACTATGCCTATTCGGTGGCCGAACATTCCCTGTTGGTGGAGCGGCTGTTTACCCGGCTCAATCCCAAGGCCCCAGCCGAGTGGAAACTGGCCGCGTTGCTGCACGATGCGCCGGAATACGTGATCGGTGACATGATCAGCCCGGTGAAATCCGCCGTCGGCCCGGATTATGACGAGCTGGACAAGCGCCTGACGGCGGCGATTCACATCCGCTTCGGCCTGCCCGCCACCATCCCGGTGCAGGTGAAAAAACAGATCAAGAAGGCCGACAGGATCAGCGCATGGATGGAAGCCACGCAGATCGCCGGGTTTACAACGCAAGAGGCCGACAAGTTCTTTGGCCGTCCCGTGGCTGACGTGATCGAGGGGTTGCACATCGTCTTGCGCCCGCCGCTTGAGACGCGCCATGACTACGTTGCACGGCACAATGCCCTGTTGGAAGAAATCGGGTGA
- a CDS encoding ActR/PrrA/RegA family redox response regulator transcription factor: MSENTQDLGEDRSLLLVDDDEPFLRRLAKAMEKRGFEVETAGSVAAGTAIATARPPAFAVCDLRLEDGNGLDVVEVIREKRPDSRIVVLTGYGAIATAVAAVKIGATDYLSKPADATDITNALLAGADELPPPPENPMSADRVRWEHIQRVYELCDRNVSETARRLNMHRRTLQRILAKRSPR, encoded by the coding sequence ATGTCCGAAAATACGCAGGACCTTGGTGAAGATCGGTCGCTTCTTCTGGTCGATGATGACGAACCCTTCCTGCGGCGTCTGGCCAAGGCCATGGAAAAGCGTGGCTTCGAGGTGGAAACCGCCGGGTCTGTTGCCGCTGGAACCGCCATCGCCACGGCCCGCCCGCCTGCCTTCGCGGTGTGCGACCTGCGGCTTGAGGATGGCAATGGCCTCGATGTGGTCGAGGTAATCCGCGAAAAACGCCCCGACAGCCGGATCGTGGTCCTCACGGGGTATGGCGCGATTGCCACCGCCGTGGCTGCCGTCAAGATCGGGGCCACCGATTACCTGTCGAAACCCGCCGATGCCACGGATATCACCAACGCCCTTTTGGCCGGGGCCGATGAACTGCCTCCGCCCCCGGAAAACCCGATGAGCGCCGACCGCGTGCGTTGGGAACATATCCAGCGGGTTTACGAGCTTTGTGACCGCAACGTCAGCGAAACCGCCCGCCGGTTGAACATGCACCGCCGGACCCTGCAACGCATCTTGGCAAAGCGCAGCCCACGGTAA
- a CDS encoding SCO family protein has translation MTRNIAIAAVVAILALLGGVYYLTIGSAPDDQFAQCRKGKVAGGTSQIGGPFTLVSETGETVTDKDVIDKPSLIYFGYTFCPDVCPLDNYRNAQAIEILEERDQIVKPVFISIDPARDTPEVLAEFTDNLHPRMLGLTGSEEQVKAASRAYRTFYEKQAPAEGAEDYYLVDHTTMTYLTLPEHGFVEFFNRTLSPEQMADRVECFLEAM, from the coding sequence ATGACTCGTAACATCGCGATTGCCGCCGTTGTGGCCATTCTGGCCCTGCTGGGCGGGGTTTACTACCTGACCATCGGCAGCGCGCCGGACGATCAGTTTGCCCAATGCCGCAAAGGCAAGGTTGCCGGTGGCACATCGCAGATCGGCGGCCCCTTCACCCTTGTCAGTGAAACCGGGGAAACCGTCACCGACAAGGACGTCATTGACAAACCGTCGTTGATTTACTTTGGCTACACCTTCTGCCCCGATGTCTGCCCCCTCGACAACTATCGCAATGCGCAGGCCATCGAGATTCTCGAAGAGCGCGACCAGATCGTGAAGCCGGTTTTCATCTCGATCGACCCGGCGCGCGACACCCCCGAGGTTCTGGCCGAGTTTACCGATAACCTGCACCCCCGGATGCTGGGCCTGACGGGGTCGGAGGAACAGGTGAAGGCCGCCAGCCGTGCCTATCGGACATTCTATGAAAAACAGGCCCCCGCCGAGGGCGCCGAGGATTATTATCTCGTGGATCATACCACGATGACCTACCTCACCCTGCCCGAACACGGGTTCGTGGAGTTCTTCAATCGTACGCTCAGCCCCGAACAAATGGCTGATCGTGTTGAATGTTTCCTTGAGGCCATGTGA